A segment of the Streptomyces sp. NBC_01235 genome:
GTCTGGGCCGCGTCGGGGGTGCAGATCGGCTCACCCGGACCGGGTGTGACGGTGGTCTGCGCGGTCGATTTCAGGGCCAGCGGGGCGTCCAGGATGTAGATGCCGCCGTCCTGTTCGCGGACCTTGGCGGGCTTGGGCTCGATCCAGTTGCGCAGGCCCGGCATGCACGGGTAGCCGTTCTCCTTCGGCAGGGCCGCCCAGTACCGCTTGCCGAGGTCGGCCTTGGGGTCCATGGCCTTGTAGAAGTCGTGCTTCATCTGGAGGTCGGCCTCCAGCAGGACCCGCCCGGCGTCGGTGGAGGCGAACGTGTTGTCCATGATGCGGTCGGGCTCGTCCGGGTTGAGGTTCACCCAGAACTTGTCCGGTGTGAGCGCGAGCCAGGTGAAGAAACTGTCGGAGGCCAGGTTCATGGTGGCCTCGCCGCCATAACCCGGATCGGTGTCCGGGTCGGGCACGTAGTCGGCCTTCATCGAGTAGGTCATGCCCTTGCCCTTGACGGGCGCGCCGACGTACCGGAGTTCGAGGGTGGAGAAGTCGATGCCGCCCGGGCCGCCGCGCGGGAGGGTGCCGCGGGTGTCGATCTTCCGCGCGGCGCCCTGCTGACGGCGGGCGTCCTCGGGGGTGGGAGCGGAGTCACGGATGCGGTCGTTGGCCGGGCCGCGGGTCCCCTGGTTCGGGTCCGGGCTGAACCAGGTGTCGTAGCGGCTGTAGCCCCGGATCGGCTTGGTCTGGGGGATGCCGTTGTACTGGCGCTCGAAGATCCGCACCTGGTTCGGCTTGCCGCGCTCCCGCGACAGCTCGTCGTTGAACTCACGCAGTTTGTCGAGGGTGTTCTTCGGAACCTTCTTCCCGCCGACCAGGCGGAAGGTGTGGTCCTTGGTCTCCGGCTGCCGGGCGATGATCCTGTCGGCGGCGAGCTGGTCGGCCCGGTGCGTGCCGTTCGACTTGAACTCGTTGAACTCCTTGAGCCGTTGGTTGTACGCGTCGTACTTCCGCGTGGCCAGCAGCTTGCCGTTGGAGTCGCGAACCTCGACCTTGACCTCGCACAGCCAGTCCGGGCCGACCAGGTTGAAGTCCTTGACCACCCGCTGTTCGAAAGCGCTGCCCTTGTGGTTGTTGATCTCGTTGCGGATGTAGATCTTGTCGAACCAGTTGTTGAACTCGGCGACCGGACGCCCGGTGGACAGGAAGCGGGCGTAGATCTCCATGGCCTTGTCGGCGGGCTTGCCCGAGGCCGCGGCCTGCTTCTTCCACTGCTCGACCGTCTGGGACTGCGCCTGCTGCGCCTCGGCCCTGGTGGGCGGCTTCAGTCCGTCGAACGCCTTGCCCGGCAAAGGGAAGTTGTAGTTCTTCGGGTTTCCCGCCCACTGCTGGTAGGGGTCCGCCCCGGCGGGGAAGCCGGAGTTGGACGGCGTGCTGGGGTACTGCTTCTTCAGCCATTTGTCGTCGCAGCGCTGGCCCTTGATCGTGGTCGCGGCCTGTGCGCTGTCGATGCCGAGACCGGGCAGGCCGGTCAGGGTCAACGCGCCGGCCAGACCGAGCGCGGCCGTGAAACGGCCGACCAGGCGCCATCTGCGGGATGGTCGTATGAGCGTGCTCAAGACGGTGTTCCTCTTCCCTCACCGGTGGGGGCATGGAGGGGTTCGGGTGCGACGGGTGAGGCCCCCGTGACGTCCGTCGCGCGCACACCATAGACCCGTTCGCGGGCGAAACGCACAGCAGATCGACAGGTTTGACAGAACAACTCGCTGACGTCCACAGGGAGTTCACCAGCGCGCCGCCCCGGTCCCTACAGTGACCCCATGACCCGAACCGACCACGGCGACGAGGCGGCCGAGCAGCAGCTCAGCCTGTGGATCGCCGAGATCCCGGAAGCGCTCAGGGAGTTGCGCGCCGAAGTGCTCGACGAGGGCTTCCCGTTCGACTTCGGCCCCGGCTCGCTGGCCGCGCTGGAAGCGCACCTGCTCGCCGAGTACCGGTCGGCCCGCGAGAGGGTGGCCCTGGACTTCCGGCCGACCCGGTGCGCGACGGTCTACCTCGGTGAGGTCCTCCTGGGCATCGGCGGCGGCCGATGGGGCTGGGACCCGCGCAAGGCCCCCGGCTCCTCGACAGGCCGGCCCGTCGTCCACCCCGATCCCGCGCTCGGCCTCGACCCCGTCGACCTGCTCGCGCTCGTGGCACGGGCGATCCGCGTGCGCACCGTGGACGTCTTCACCGCGGAGGCGGCCGGACTCCGGGAGGCCGTCACCGTCCGGCGGGAGCGGGAACCGGGCTGGGCGCCGGTCGTCGTCCCCCATCCCGAACAGGCCGTACGCCGGACGGGCGCGAACCACCCGGAACTCGTGCGGTGGCTCGACCGGCGTGTCGCGGAGTTCGCCGCCTGGGCGGACGAGGTGGACCTGGCGGACGAGACGGGGGCGGCGGGGGCGGCCGAGGGCCGGGAACAGCGGTGGGACTTCTCCCCCGGCTCCCTCGACCGGCTCGAAGCGGTCCTGCGCGACAGGTTCGCCGACAGCGGCGCGCTCCTCGCGGCGAAGAGCGACCCGTTCGTGCAGGGCGTCGTCTGGTACCTCGGCGAGGTCGTCCGCCGCGCCAGGGAAGGCGTGGTGTGGCAGTACCAGCCCCGCACCCGCTTCGACGAGCCTCTCGAGGCGGCCATGTTCCACGCCGGGGACGAGATCCACCTCGACACACCGAGGGTGGCGCAGCCCGGCCTGCGCGACGGCGGGTCGGCGTACCCGATGGCGACAATGAACGTCCTCTTCTGGGAGACGGACGAAGTCGACAACCCCATCCAGCCCCGCCTGGCCGACATCCTCGACGACTTCGCGTGACCCACGCCCTCGAACACGCTGTCGGGGTCCGGGACGGCTTCGCCCCGGACCCCGACAGCCGCGGGATGACCGCCCGTCAGCAGGTGCGGCCGGCGTAGTGGGCGCCCTGGATCTTGGCGGCGGAGCCCAGCCAGGTCGTGCCCGGCCCGACGCACCGCTCGTAGTCGGGCGCCAGGGCTACCTCGACCTTGATGACCACGTGTGAGCCGTCGGACGTGCAGTGGTTGTAGAACGCGTCGGAACCGGTCTCGTAGAAACCACAGGGGTTCGCGGCCGCAGGGCCCGCGGTTGCGGCGGTCACCGCCCCCAGAGAGGTGAGCACGAGAGCGACGGAACCGAGGGTGCTGAGCACCGTACGACGAACACGCACAGCAGAACTCCTAGCCGAAATATGGGGGATCAGGACGGATCAGAACCGATCGGAAGGGATTCAGGACCGGAAATGCCCAGGTCCGCCGATTCGGCCGGATGCCTGCATCAGGATCGTGGCGTTCCCCTCGAAGTTGACCGCATGCCACGCCCTTTCACCCCGCGAATCGTTTCACCTCTACGCCGTTGGAGTGGTTCTTCCAGGAAGAGCGAATCGGCGGCGGAGATCTCGGGGAAGGCGGGCGGCCCGTTCACCCGGCTGAGCGCCCCGAGTGGTGGCGGAGGGTCGACTGCCTGACGGTTGATCACGTCAGGCCGGGTCAGGTCAGCTGACGAGGTGTCGGCTGCCCGGTCATGACGGAAGGACCATCAGATGCGTTCTGCTCGCATGATCCTGGCCACCGCGGCGGCCACGGCCGCCCTCGCCATCGGCGCCCCCGGCGTCCACGCCGCCGACGGGGACTGGGACCACGACTCCTCCTCCTACAGCAAGGAGGAGGACTCCTCCTCGCACGGCAAGGAACAGGGCAAGGAGCACGGCAAGGAGCACGGCAAGGAAGAGGGCCACGACTCGCCGCACGGCGGCATGCACACCGGTGGCGGCGCGCTGGCCATGCTGAACGACAACAGCGACCACGGTGCGGCCGCGAAGGACCCGAAGTACGACCCGGAGACCTACAAGGACAAGGACACCGACAAGGACGAGCACGGCAAGGGCTCCTGGGGCGGAGACCAGGAGGAGTCGGGTGGCTGGAGCAAGGAGCACGACAAGCCCAGCGGCGGCATGCACACCGGTGGCGGCGCCCTCGCCACGCCCTCGGTGACCGCGGCCGGACTCGGCGTCCTCGCCGTCGCCGGCACCGGCCTCTACGCCCTGCGCCGCAGGAAGACGGTGGGGGGTGTGGCGTGACCCATGCCTGACGCGATAGCAGCCGCGGCCGCCGCCCCTGCCCCCGGTGGCGGCCCGGCCGGCTTCCCACCCCCGCCGCCCCTGTCGGCCTCCCCCTCTTCGCCCGTACACTGACAAATCGTAGATGTGCGGGCGCAGTTGACCGGGGGGAGCCGCCATGTCGGGGGACCAGTACGGCAGATACGACAACACGGGCAGTTACGACAACAGTTTCCATGTCCCGCCCATGCCCTCGGCCCCGCCGCCGGCCCCGGCGGACGGAGTGCGGGCCGTCGCGGTGGCCGTGCTCAACCTCGGCGGCCTGGGCCTGGGGTACGCGCTGGTGCGCCGCTGGGCCCTCATGTCGCTGTGCTGGGTCGCCACCGCCGTCCTGCTGTTCGTGGCGCTGCCGGCCGACCCGGACGGCGTCCCGGTCTTCGCTCTCGTCCTGTACGTCGCATTCCTCGCCGCGGTGGCGGCACACGGTGCGCGCGTGGGCCTGCGCACCCCACTGGCCGGGCTCCGGCAGGCCCCGCTCGCGCTCGGGCTCGGACTGCTCCTGCTCGTCGCGCCGGCCGGGGGTGTGGTGCTGTACGACGACGCCAGGGACGAGGCGACGCAGCAGATGCTCCTCGACCGGCTCGACAAGGCCGACCGGCTGGTACAGGCCGCCGGTGAGAAGCCCTTCACCACCGCCCAGGCCGACTACCGCAAGGCGCTGAAGGTCTACGCGGACCTGAGAGCCGACCATCCCGGTTCCCGGGCGGCCGAGCGGGTGCCCGCGCGGATGAAGACCTTCTACACGACGGTCGGCGCCATCTACACGCAGGGCAACTACTGCCAGGCGATAGAGCCGCTCACCTATCTGCGCACGGTCCCCAAGAGCCTGCCCGGGACGGACCTCGGAGAACTGAAGTCCTGGCCCGACGACCGCCTGGCCACCTCCCTGTACGAGTGCGCGTCGACGGCGCTCACGGCCGGTGAGGCCACCTGGGCCGCGCAGTTCGGGGAACTGCTGACCACCTTCCCCGAGTCGGAACAGGCCGCGAAGGCCGAACCGGCCGTGGCCGCCGCCGTCGTCCGGACGGAGAAGGACCTGCGCGGGGCCGAACCCTGCTCCGCGGTCGAGCGGCTGCGCACGCTCGGCTCCCAGATCGTCGCCGTGCCGTCGGAGCGGGCGGAGGTCGGCACCGCTCTCGACAAGGACGCCGGCCGCGCCAACGCCAGCGCCGACATGGGCACCTACACCTGCGGCGTGGACCAGTACCGGGACGGCGACTTCGACTCGGCGCAGACGACCATGACCGAGTGGGCCTCCGACCACAAGACCGCCAAGAACGCGGCCCTGGCGAAGAAGATCGCGATAGCGGCGGAGATCGCCCAGACGGTGCCGGCCGCCGGCAAGAGCCTGCCGACGACCCGTAAGGGCGGCAGCATCTCGGTCACGGTGCAGAACGACAGCCCCGACGAGATCACCGTCCTCTACACCGGGCCGGTCACCGGCAGCTTCACCCTCAAGGGGTGCAGCAGCTGCAAGGCGTACTCCATGATCAGCACCATCACCCCGGGTTTCGAGCCCTGCAGCGACAGCGGCAAGAACTATCCGGAGCGCACCATCAGCCTGCCGGTCGGCACCACCTACTTCCTTCACAAGCCGATGAACGACAGCCTCGCCTCGCCCGCTTCGGACACCGCCAAGATCGAATCGGGCTACATCTACACGGAGTGCGCCTACACGACACAGAGCCTGGGGACGACTTCCTGAACAGGGTGTGAAAGTCGGGGGAATTCCGGCCGCTGAATATCCGTCAAACCCTGAATTTGTCATCTGTGGGCCGCATGTGACGGGTGATATGGTGCGCCGGAATTCTCTTGTGCAGGGCCCCCACACGAAAGCCTTGAGACAATCCATGAACGACATAACGGCGGAATCTCCCGCGAACTCTTTTGTCCCGGGCGGCCGCCGTCGGCACCGCAAGGCCAAGCAGAGCGGTACCGGTGTCCGGCGGGCGATCGTGCTCGCGCTGGCCGTACCCGTCACGTCCGCCGCTCTGGCCGGCCCCTCGGCGTTCGCCGCCGAGAAGGGCATCGGCGCGACGGCCAAGGACACCGCACCGGGCCAGGACCTCGACGCGGACGACCAGCAGATGGTCACGAATCTGGACACCCGGGTGCTCGACCGGCGCCTGGGTGCCGACGTCAGCGGTGTGGTCCTCGACGCCGAGTCGGACAACACGCTGTGGGACCACAACGGGGCGACGGCGCTGATGCCGGCGTCCAACGTCAAGCTCGCCACGTCGACCGCGGCCCTCACGGTGCTCGGCCCCGACCACCGGTTCACCACGAAGGTCGTCTATGGCAGCGGCACCCTCACCCTCGTCGGGGGCGGTGACCGTACGTTGACCACCGCCGACCTCGCCGAGCTGGCGAACACCGCGGTCGCGGGGCTCAAGGCCGCGGGCCTGACGTCGGTGAAGGTCGCCGTGGACGACAGCCTCTTCCCCGAACCGACCCTGGCCAACGGCTGGAACACCGGCTACTACCCCGACTCGGTCGCCCCGGTGCGGGCGCTGGTCGTCGACGGGCACGGTGTGCAGGACACGTCCCTCGACGCCGGGCAGGTCTTCGCCCAGCAGCTCACCACGGCCGGCGTCACGGTCGACGGCACCGTCACCCGCGCCGCGGCGAACAAGAGCGACGTGCCGGTCGCCCGGCACATGTCGGCGCCGCTGTCGGACATCGTCCACACGATGCTCAAGACCAGCGACAACAACATCGCCGAGACCCTGCTGCGGATGACCGCCCTCGGCGCGGGCCGCCCGGCCACCTTCGAGGACGGCACGGAGGTCGTGCGGCAGGTGCTGAGCCTGCGGTACGGGGTGTCGCTCGACCACTTCGAGATGCACGACGGCAGCGGCCTGTCGCGGGCCGACCGCATCCCGGCCGCCACCCTCGCGGAGATCCTCGAACTGCTGACGGAACCCCGCTACGCCCACACCCTCGGCTCGGTCCTCGACGGCCTGCCCGTCTCCGGTGAGGCCGGCGGCACCCTCGGCCCGGAGTGGGGCCGCTTCGACGACGTGAACTCCACGTGCGCGGTCGGCAAGGTGCACGCGAAGACCGGCACCCTCACCGGCGCCATCGCCCTGAGCGGCCTGACGCAGGGCAAGGACGGCAAGTGGAAGGTCTTCTCCTTCGTCGAGAACGGCTCCACGGCCAACCCGAACGACATCAAGGACGCCATGGACGGCCTCGCCGCGACCGTCAACGGCTGCTGGGCGTAGCGAGAGGGCCGGCTCCAACAGGCGCCGACCCTTTCCTGATGTGATCCATACCACAATGAAACGGTGCCGTTTCGATGGCCTCCGAAGGCTACTCTGGCCAGCAAGTGAACGAAACCGTTTCGTTCATAAGAGGCGTTCGCCCCCACCGCATGGAGAACGACAGCCATGGCCTCCGTACTCATCGTGAACGACCAGTCCCTCCAACGCCTCGGCCTGCGCATGCTGCTGGCCGCCGAGCCCGACCTGACCGTCGTGGGCGACACGGCGAGCGGCGCCGAAGCGGTCCGTATGAGCGTCGAGCTCCGACCTGACATCGTCCTGATGGGCGGCCACCGTCCCGAGTCCGACGACATCGAGACCATCCGCCGCATCGCACGCCCCTCGCACCTCACGCCGGTCCGCGGCCCCGCGGAGCCGGGTGGGCATCAGCCGCGGGTGCTGGTCCTGACCTCCACCCACGAGGAGGCGTATGCCTACGCCGCGCTGCGCGCGGGCGCCGGCGGATTCCTCCTCGAGGACGCCACCTCCGACGAACTGACCGCTGCGATACGCGTCGTGGCCGCCGGCGACGCCGTCATCACCCCCGAACTGACCCGCGCCCTCATCGACACCGTCCGCCAGGAGCGCGCGCCGCGGCCCCGCGAACGGGCGATCGGGCTCGACACCTTCACCGAGCGCGAACACGATGTCCTCGTCGCCGTCGCCTCCGGCTGGTCCAACGCGGAGATCGGCGCACGGCTGTCCATCGCCCCGACCACCGTCAAGTCGCACGTCAGCCACATCCTCGCCAAGATCGGCGCCCACGCCCGCGTCCAGGCAGTCGCCTTCGCATACGAGTACGGCCTGGTGCACCCGGCGGCC
Coding sequences within it:
- a CDS encoding DUF6355 family natural product biosynthesis protein, which codes for MRVRRTVLSTLGSVALVLTSLGAVTAATAGPAAANPCGFYETGSDAFYNHCTSDGSHVVIKVEVALAPDYERCVGPGTTWLGSAAKIQGAHYAGRTC
- the dacB gene encoding D-alanyl-D-alanine carboxypeptidase/D-alanyl-D-alanine endopeptidase, with the protein product MNDITAESPANSFVPGGRRRHRKAKQSGTGVRRAIVLALAVPVTSAALAGPSAFAAEKGIGATAKDTAPGQDLDADDQQMVTNLDTRVLDRRLGADVSGVVLDAESDNTLWDHNGATALMPASNVKLATSTAALTVLGPDHRFTTKVVYGSGTLTLVGGGDRTLTTADLAELANTAVAGLKAAGLTSVKVAVDDSLFPEPTLANGWNTGYYPDSVAPVRALVVDGHGVQDTSLDAGQVFAQQLTTAGVTVDGTVTRAAANKSDVPVARHMSAPLSDIVHTMLKTSDNNIAETLLRMTALGAGRPATFEDGTEVVRQVLSLRYGVSLDHFEMHDGSGLSRADRIPAATLAEILELLTEPRYAHTLGSVLDGLPVSGEAGGTLGPEWGRFDDVNSTCAVGKVHAKTGTLTGAIALSGLTQGKDGKWKVFSFVENGSTANPNDIKDAMDGLAATVNGCWA
- a CDS encoding response regulator transcription factor — encoded protein: MASVLIVNDQSLQRLGLRMLLAAEPDLTVVGDTASGAEAVRMSVELRPDIVLMGGHRPESDDIETIRRIARPSHLTPVRGPAEPGGHQPRVLVLTSTHEEAYAYAALRAGAGGFLLEDATSDELTAAIRVVAAGDAVITPELTRALIDTVRQERAPRPRERAIGLDTFTEREHDVLVAVASGWSNAEIGARLSIAPTTVKSHVSHILAKIGAHARVQAVAFAYEYGLVHPAA